A stretch of Telopea speciosissima isolate NSW1024214 ecotype Mountain lineage chromosome 11, Tspe_v1, whole genome shotgun sequence DNA encodes these proteins:
- the LOC122646197 gene encoding protein indeterminate-domain 5, chloroplastic-like isoform X3 yields the protein MATNRFICEVCNKGFQREQNLQLHRRGHNLPWKLKQKTTKEVKRRVYLCPEPTCVHHDPSRALGDLTGIKKHFCRKHGEKKWKCDKCSKRYAVQSDWKAHSKTCGTREYRCDCGTLFSRVCSLLGGLDVTWLSSCRRDSFITHRAFCDALAQESARLPTGLNTMGSHLYGNSSMGLGLSQVGSQISSLQDQNHHRSSDLMRIGGAGGAQFNHLISQSNPSSSFRSPQQTHSSAFFLPGASNQEYHEEPHHGLLQNKTFHGLMQLPELQSSTSNSSSSAAAAAANLFNLSFFSNSSTSSSINNSNNINNNNSQLSSSGLLIPEQFNGNAGGEGNSLFSSNLMGDHIGSSVSSLYNSVQNEVVIPQMSATALLQKAAQMGSTASSGSGSLVRGFGSSSSSGPKSDRSQLTANFRANFGGGGGETLRSQIENENHLQDLMNSLANGGSSIFGHEQETNFGGFNTNRMSLEQHHHQNTNFGNMEEPKLHQNLTVSLGGSDRLTRDFLGVGGMVRSMGGGLSQREQHGIDISSLDPEMKSASDRSFGGGANHLQ from the exons ATGGCCACAAACCGATTCATTTGTGAGGTATGCAACAAAGGGTTTCAAAGGGAGCAAAACTTACAGCTCCACAGAAGAGGACATAACCTTCCTTGGAAGCTTAAGCAAAAGACAACAAAAGAGGTGAAGAGAAGGGTTTATTTGTGTCCTGAGCCCACTTGTGTCCATCATGACCCTTCAAGAGCTCTTGGAGACCTCACAGGTATTAAGAAACATTTCTGTAGAAAACATGGAGAGAAGAAATGGAAGTGTGATAAGTGTTCAAAGAGATATGCAGTTCAGTCTGATTGGAAAGCCCATTCCAAAACCTGTGGCACTAGAGAATACAGATGTGATTGTGGAACTCTCTTCTCAAG GGTTTGTTCTCTTCTGGGTGGGCTAGATGTGACCTGGCTCAGCTCTTGCAG ACGTGATAGTTTCATCACCCACAGGGCCTTCTGTGATGCACTAGCTCAAGAGAGTGCAAGGCTACCCACTGGGTTAAACACAATGGGAAGCCATTTATATGGAAATAGCAGCATGGGTTTAGGTCTATCTCAAGTGGGTTCACAGATATCCTCATTACAAGATCAAAACCACCACAGGTCAAGTGATTTAATGCGAATTGGCGGTGCCGGAGGAGCACAATTTAATCATCTCATTTCACAATCGAATCCGTCTTCATCGTTCCGGTCACCTCAACAAACCCATTCATCTGCCTTCTTCCTACCAGGAGCTTCAAATCAAGAGTACCATGAAGAGCCCCACCATGGACTATTACAAAACAAGACCTTCCATGGACTAATGCAACTTCCTGAACTTCAAAGCAGTACAAGTaattcatcttcttctgcaGCTGCAGCTGCTGCCAATCTCTTCAATCTCAGCTTTTTTTCCAATAGCAGCACCAGTAGCAGCATCAATAATAGCAACAATATCAACAATAACAACAGTCAATTGTCCTCTTCTGGGTTACTAATTCCTGAACAGTTCAATGGAAATGCTGGTGGAGAAGGAaattccctcttttcttctaacctAATGGGTGATCACATTGGGTCAAGTGTCTCTTCTCTTTACAACTCAGTACAAAATGAAGTTGTTATTCCTCAAATGTCTGCAACAGCTTTGCTTCAAAAAGCTGCTCAAATGGGTTCAACAGCAAGCAGTGGAAGTGGTTCTTTGGTTAGAGGTTTTGGCAGTTCTTCATCAAGTGGTCCTAAATCTGACAGGTCTCAATTGACTGCTAATTTTAGGGCTAATTTTGGAGGTGGTGGGGGTGAAACATTAAGGTCACagatagaaaatgaaaatcatCTCCAAGACCTAATGAATTCTCTAGCCAACGGTGGCTCCTCCATTTT TGGACATGAACAAGAGACCAACTTTGGTGGATTCAATACAAACAGAATGTCATTGGAACAACACCACCATCAGAATACCAATTTTGGAAACATGGAAGAACCCAAGTTGCATCAAAATCTTACAGTGAGTCTTGGAGGATCTGATAGGTTAACCAGAGACTTCTTAGGTGTTGGAGGAATGGTAAGGAGCATGGGAGGTGGGTTATCACAAAGAGAACAACATGGTATTGATATCAGTTCCCTGGATCCAGAAATGAAGTCGGCTTCTGATCGATCCTTCGGAGGTGGCGCTAATCATCTTCAGTAA
- the LOC122646197 gene encoding protein indeterminate-domain 4, chloroplastic-like isoform X1 encodes MAAASSSAASAAASFFGIREEDQNEIKLQQQSLTPTSSTAPTTAPQKKKRNLPGTPNPDAEVIALSPKTLMATNRFICEVCNKGFQREQNLQLHRRGHNLPWKLKQKTTKEVKRRVYLCPEPTCVHHDPSRALGDLTGIKKHFCRKHGEKKWKCDKCSKRYAVQSDWKAHSKTCGTREYRCDCGTLFSRRDSFITHRAFCDALAQESARLPTGLNTMGSHLYGNSSMGLGLSQVGSQISSLQDQNHHRSSDLMRIGGAGGAQFNHLISQSNPSSSFRSPQQTHSSAFFLPGASNQEYHEEPHHGLLQNKTFHGLMQLPELQSSTSNSSSSAAAAAANLFNLSFFSNSSTSSSINNSNNINNNNSQLSSSGLLIPEQFNGNAGGEGNSLFSSNLMGDHIGSSVSSLYNSVQNEVVIPQMSATALLQKAAQMGSTASSGSGSLVRGFGSSSSSGPKSDRSQLTANFRANFGGGGGETLRSQIENENHLQDLMNSLANGGSSIFGAASGGIPTFGVNCTSGGHEQETNFGGFNTNRMSLEQHHHQNTNFGNMEEPKLHQNLTVSLGGSDRLTRDFLGVGGMVRSMGGGLSQREQHGIDISSLDPEMKSASDRSFGGGANHLQ; translated from the exons ATGGCTGCAGCTTCATCGTCGGCGGCGTCGGCGGCGGCATCTTTCTTTGGAATCAGAGAAGAAGATCAAAACGAAATAAAACTGCAACAACAGTCCTTGACACCCACTTCATCAACTGCTCCAACCACAGCACctcagaagaaaaagagaaatctgCCAGGAACACCAA ATCCAGATGCAGAGGTGATTGCACTATCTCCCAAGACTCTAATGGCCACAAACCGATTCATTTGTGAGGTATGCAACAAAGGGTTTCAAAGGGAGCAAAACTTACAGCTCCACAGAAGAGGACATAACCTTCCTTGGAAGCTTAAGCAAAAGACAACAAAAGAGGTGAAGAGAAGGGTTTATTTGTGTCCTGAGCCCACTTGTGTCCATCATGACCCTTCAAGAGCTCTTGGAGACCTCACAGGTATTAAGAAACATTTCTGTAGAAAACATGGAGAGAAGAAATGGAAGTGTGATAAGTGTTCAAAGAGATATGCAGTTCAGTCTGATTGGAAAGCCCATTCCAAAACCTGTGGCACTAGAGAATACAGATGTGATTGTGGAACTCTCTTCTCAAG ACGTGATAGTTTCATCACCCACAGGGCCTTCTGTGATGCACTAGCTCAAGAGAGTGCAAGGCTACCCACTGGGTTAAACACAATGGGAAGCCATTTATATGGAAATAGCAGCATGGGTTTAGGTCTATCTCAAGTGGGTTCACAGATATCCTCATTACAAGATCAAAACCACCACAGGTCAAGTGATTTAATGCGAATTGGCGGTGCCGGAGGAGCACAATTTAATCATCTCATTTCACAATCGAATCCGTCTTCATCGTTCCGGTCACCTCAACAAACCCATTCATCTGCCTTCTTCCTACCAGGAGCTTCAAATCAAGAGTACCATGAAGAGCCCCACCATGGACTATTACAAAACAAGACCTTCCATGGACTAATGCAACTTCCTGAACTTCAAAGCAGTACAAGTaattcatcttcttctgcaGCTGCAGCTGCTGCCAATCTCTTCAATCTCAGCTTTTTTTCCAATAGCAGCACCAGTAGCAGCATCAATAATAGCAACAATATCAACAATAACAACAGTCAATTGTCCTCTTCTGGGTTACTAATTCCTGAACAGTTCAATGGAAATGCTGGTGGAGAAGGAaattccctcttttcttctaacctAATGGGTGATCACATTGGGTCAAGTGTCTCTTCTCTTTACAACTCAGTACAAAATGAAGTTGTTATTCCTCAAATGTCTGCAACAGCTTTGCTTCAAAAAGCTGCTCAAATGGGTTCAACAGCAAGCAGTGGAAGTGGTTCTTTGGTTAGAGGTTTTGGCAGTTCTTCATCAAGTGGTCCTAAATCTGACAGGTCTCAATTGACTGCTAATTTTAGGGCTAATTTTGGAGGTGGTGGGGGTGAAACATTAAGGTCACagatagaaaatgaaaatcatCTCCAAGACCTAATGAATTCTCTAGCCAACGGTGGCTCCTCCATTTTTGGAGCTGCTTCAGGAGGGATCCCTACCTTTGGAGTGAATTGTACTAGTGGTGGACATGAACAAGAGACCAACTTTGGTGGATTCAATACAAACAGAATGTCATTGGAACAACACCACCATCAGAATACCAATTTTGGAAACATGGAAGAACCCAAGTTGCATCAAAATCTTACAGTGAGTCTTGGAGGATCTGATAGGTTAACCAGAGACTTCTTAGGTGTTGGAGGAATGGTAAGGAGCATGGGAGGTGGGTTATCACAAAGAGAACAACATGGTATTGATATCAGTTCCCTGGATCCAGAAATGAAGTCGGCTTCTGATCGATCCTTCGGAGGTGGCGCTAATCATCTTCAGTAA
- the LOC122646197 gene encoding protein indeterminate-domain 4, chloroplastic-like isoform X2 — protein MAAASSSAASAAASFFGIREEDQNEIKLQQQSLTPTSSTAPTTAPQKKKRNLPGTPNPDAEVIALSPKTLMATNRFICEVCNKGFQREQNLQLHRRGHNLPWKLKQKTTKEVKRRVYLCPEPTCVHHDPSRALGDLTGIKKHFCRKHGEKKWKCDKCSKRYAVQSDWKAHSKTCGTREYRCDCGTLFSRVCSLLGGLDVTWLSSCRRDSFITHRAFCDALAQESARLPTGLNTMGSHLYGNSSMGLGLSQVGSQISSLQDQNHHRSSDLMRIGGAGGAQFNHLISQSNPSSSFRSPQQTHSSAFFLPGASNQEYHEEPHHGLLQNKTFHGLMQLPELQSSTSNSSSSAAAAAANLFNLSFFSNSSTSSSINNSNNINNNNSQLSSSGLLIPEQFNGNAGGEGNSLFSSNLMGDHIGSSVSSLYNSVQNEVVIPQMSATALLQKAAQMGSTASSGSGSLVRGFGSSSSSGPKSDRSQLTANFRANFGGGGGETLRSQIENENHLQDLMNSLANGGSSIFGHEQETNFGGFNTNRMSLEQHHHQNTNFGNMEEPKLHQNLTVSLGGSDRLTRDFLGVGGMVRSMGGGLSQREQHGIDISSLDPEMKSASDRSFGGGANHLQ, from the exons ATGGCTGCAGCTTCATCGTCGGCGGCGTCGGCGGCGGCATCTTTCTTTGGAATCAGAGAAGAAGATCAAAACGAAATAAAACTGCAACAACAGTCCTTGACACCCACTTCATCAACTGCTCCAACCACAGCACctcagaagaaaaagagaaatctgCCAGGAACACCAA ATCCAGATGCAGAGGTGATTGCACTATCTCCCAAGACTCTAATGGCCACAAACCGATTCATTTGTGAGGTATGCAACAAAGGGTTTCAAAGGGAGCAAAACTTACAGCTCCACAGAAGAGGACATAACCTTCCTTGGAAGCTTAAGCAAAAGACAACAAAAGAGGTGAAGAGAAGGGTTTATTTGTGTCCTGAGCCCACTTGTGTCCATCATGACCCTTCAAGAGCTCTTGGAGACCTCACAGGTATTAAGAAACATTTCTGTAGAAAACATGGAGAGAAGAAATGGAAGTGTGATAAGTGTTCAAAGAGATATGCAGTTCAGTCTGATTGGAAAGCCCATTCCAAAACCTGTGGCACTAGAGAATACAGATGTGATTGTGGAACTCTCTTCTCAAG GGTTTGTTCTCTTCTGGGTGGGCTAGATGTGACCTGGCTCAGCTCTTGCAG ACGTGATAGTTTCATCACCCACAGGGCCTTCTGTGATGCACTAGCTCAAGAGAGTGCAAGGCTACCCACTGGGTTAAACACAATGGGAAGCCATTTATATGGAAATAGCAGCATGGGTTTAGGTCTATCTCAAGTGGGTTCACAGATATCCTCATTACAAGATCAAAACCACCACAGGTCAAGTGATTTAATGCGAATTGGCGGTGCCGGAGGAGCACAATTTAATCATCTCATTTCACAATCGAATCCGTCTTCATCGTTCCGGTCACCTCAACAAACCCATTCATCTGCCTTCTTCCTACCAGGAGCTTCAAATCAAGAGTACCATGAAGAGCCCCACCATGGACTATTACAAAACAAGACCTTCCATGGACTAATGCAACTTCCTGAACTTCAAAGCAGTACAAGTaattcatcttcttctgcaGCTGCAGCTGCTGCCAATCTCTTCAATCTCAGCTTTTTTTCCAATAGCAGCACCAGTAGCAGCATCAATAATAGCAACAATATCAACAATAACAACAGTCAATTGTCCTCTTCTGGGTTACTAATTCCTGAACAGTTCAATGGAAATGCTGGTGGAGAAGGAaattccctcttttcttctaacctAATGGGTGATCACATTGGGTCAAGTGTCTCTTCTCTTTACAACTCAGTACAAAATGAAGTTGTTATTCCTCAAATGTCTGCAACAGCTTTGCTTCAAAAAGCTGCTCAAATGGGTTCAACAGCAAGCAGTGGAAGTGGTTCTTTGGTTAGAGGTTTTGGCAGTTCTTCATCAAGTGGTCCTAAATCTGACAGGTCTCAATTGACTGCTAATTTTAGGGCTAATTTTGGAGGTGGTGGGGGTGAAACATTAAGGTCACagatagaaaatgaaaatcatCTCCAAGACCTAATGAATTCTCTAGCCAACGGTGGCTCCTCCATTTT TGGACATGAACAAGAGACCAACTTTGGTGGATTCAATACAAACAGAATGTCATTGGAACAACACCACCATCAGAATACCAATTTTGGAAACATGGAAGAACCCAAGTTGCATCAAAATCTTACAGTGAGTCTTGGAGGATCTGATAGGTTAACCAGAGACTTCTTAGGTGTTGGAGGAATGGTAAGGAGCATGGGAGGTGGGTTATCACAAAGAGAACAACATGGTATTGATATCAGTTCCCTGGATCCAGAAATGAAGTCGGCTTCTGATCGATCCTTCGGAGGTGGCGCTAATCATCTTCAGTAA